The nucleotide sequence TTATAAAGCTCAGTGAGTGTCATCTGAGAACTATCAAAAGCCAATAAGCCTTGCTGAAGCTGTGTTAATGCTTTTTTCAATGCTGAGTTTTGAAACATGGGTTGGTTGGATAAGGATTGAATTTTAGTCTTAAGAAAATTATCTGCCAGGTGGTCTTTAATAGAATTGCCGAAAATAATGAGTATATGCTTCTCATCTTCTAGTAAGTTAGGGTCAAACCAACTGACGTCCTGAGTAGGAGGTTGAGTATAATACGCTTGAGGAAAGCTACAAAGATGTAACGCATCTGTCCAGTCTCGATAAGCTTTCTTGAGGGAGTTTACCAGTGCCAGGGGACCCGATACGTTGATAGTAGAACTTCTTCGCGCACTAAATCCTGAGCTAACAGCTTCTCGATTAGGATTACGGTGTGCTTCGAGTAACGGAGGCGAACCTTTATACAAACGCCTATAATTTTCTTTTATTGATTCCATGTAATTATGAAGGTCGACTGAACCTGGAGCAGCCGCTAACAAATCATTGTTATAAGTACCCAGATAACTATGAAATAAGAAATCATTTTTGGCCTTAAATAGTTTGGGTAGCGGTTTACCTGGCGGCATGTCGCGCGCATCGTAATAGACTCCGCCATCAGTATCCAAAATGGTTGCTCTTAACATATCAGAGGCTGCCGCAAAATTCGGATACTGGCCTGCGATCTCATCATCGTAATACGGTCTGTAGATCATCCTTTCATAGACATCAGGGCGACGAATGTAATTGGCATGTTTAATTTTCCACGGCGGATTGGGATTAACATCACAGAGTTTAATGTTATTCTTTTTAGCCCAGCTTAGCAGCTCCATGAGTTCGGGTTTAGCGTCCGGAGCATACGTTGATGAATCTATCCATAAATTGCTTTCGTAATCTTTGTTTTTTGAGCTCCAGGCAAGAATATTAGATCGATCTTCTTTATCTAGAACTTTACCAAGCCAAACAGCGTGTAACTTATTCGGAATAATATATCTTTCTTCGTCGATCTCTCGCTTGCTTTCCATCGTAACCTCATTTGATTTTTAACCTGCTGATCATGTTAAAAATTGTATTTTATGATTAAAAAATGTTTGTTAGTTAACTATAGATTCATTTGGTGGTGCAATCAAAGAATCATTAATTCGTCAGCGAGCTTGTGGCGTCATCACAGGATTCTAAAAAGACTTCAAAAATAGGTTAAAGGGATGTTAATTTTTTAAATAGATTGTCTTACGAAGACCGATAGGGTGCTGGAGTAGGGTTATCCTGGCAATAAATTGCGTCTGTAACGATGCAATGGCTCTTGTAATCATTTTTAATATCCAACACAAACATTGAAGCCAATTTAGTCCCATCACAGAGAACCAACTTCAATTTTCCTGTTGTTATTCTTCCAGCTATTGTTGGATTATTCCCCGAAATTTCGGACGGTTTTCCACACATTTCAATTGCAAATAAACGGGCTGTCATTGAAGTTTGATGAAACTTTATTTCAATATGGATATTCGTTGCTTTTTTCGGAACGGAATAACATTGACTGATTTCGTCTTCACAACAAGGACAATCATTGGCAAATAAAAAACCGGGTGCGATGAGAAAGAATAGAAGAGTAAGCTTTTTAATTCCCTTTTTCATGTTTTCTACCTAAAACCAAATCCCGGATATGAATAATGTTAGCCCGAAATCAATACAATCGCAGTCAGATTATATTTAATACCTGCGAGACATTCCCCCTCAGCTCTTCAGTCTATACCGCTACTGTCTCTTACTCATTTCCATAAGTTTTCCGCTCTGTACACCAGCCAGGTGCACTAGTTCCTGCAGATAACCCTCATGACCATTTTCTGTTGCTATGATCTCGACTGTCTTACCGTGTTTATTAGGGATAGTAAAATCAATGTCAGGGAACTGCTCATAAATTTCATGCAGCAGGGTGATGTCGCCTGTCGCTGCAGACATATGCAAAAGAGCCTCGTAGAAGATATGATCCAAATGAGTATAGAGGTTATTTTTAACCCTTAACTCGGGAGTGGCTCTTTGCCAATGGGTCAATAAAGTAGGGATATCCACTGCCAGGAGTTCCGACCAATGGGAAGGTTGGTCCAATCTCATATTTTTTCTGCCAAAAAAGCGCTCTAAATCTTCTTGAACCGCTGCGGAAACATCCGGGAGATAATCGTGAGCCAGTTGTCCCAAGACCCGCATACTCACTTCGAATGGATATTTATTTTCTGATTGCAGGACGGGTAATTTCTCATGGGAAAGTGCTTTTTCAAGAGTATTATCCCCAGAGACGCCAACTACCGAATTGGCAATATGGAATAAATAATCATAATCATGATCGTTTAATTTAAAATCGGTCAAAATTCTAATGGTTCTTTTCGGTGTCTGCTCGTCTGAATTTAAAACAATGGTCCGTCTATTGCCATTCAAATTTATCTCAATACTTGTAAAACCTAAATTTTTTAAGTTAGGAAAACATAAATTCTTTAATTTAGGATAATCAGGCGCTGCAATTAAAAATGATTCAAAAGGAGGGAGCTTGGCATCCTCCTGTTTAATTTTTATAAGTGGTAGACGAACACCACTGGCATCAACTTTTTCTGCAGGCTGCCACTCATTACACGTTGGTGTAAACAAATTGTCATAATTATTAATATAGAAAGTAATATCACCCTGGCGAGCTAGCGTTGGTTGCTCAAGGCAGAAAAATATAAACTTTATAATACTTATTTTTGATTGCAAATAAGCAGGTATTAGCTGATTATTACGCAGAAATTCTGTGATGGTTTCTTCCGAGGGGACTTCCTGGGAATCAGTATGTCCCAACAATGCCCGCATAAAATCAGTATTTTCTAAAGTCTGGATAGCGTCTGCTTGACTCATGGAATGAGGCGCTTTGATTTTAACGCCGTAGCAGTAAGTTCGTTTCTCCAAACCCATCCATCGATCATTAATATTTTTTAAATTGGGAATAGCGCGATCTCTCTCATCAATCGAGCTAATAGGACTAAACTGGGCAGCAGTCCGTAATCCACACTGTTCGCTGATATTCACCACAGGAATACCTGGTCGGCAAAATTGTAATAGCAGATCTTTTTGTTCTTTGGTTGTCGCAGTAGCAATTTGGAAAATACTCAAGGCCCGGCGAAGCCTGTTTTGAAGTTTCATAGTATTGCCTACAAATTCCTCGAACAGGGCTGGCAATTCACGAGGATTCCTAGTGTCTGCAGTAAAGATAAAAGGCGTTAAACCAGGACAACGCTCCGCAATTTTATCAATTACTGTTTGCTTTCTCTCAGTCAGGCAGATCACCAGCGGTACGATTTTGATACCTAGCGTTGCAGCTAAAGGCATCAATGCTTCCATGATATCCAACAGATGGCTAAAATCCCCTATACCATCGTAATGAATGTAATTAAACAGAATAAGCGTCGGCTGCTTGGAACCGGGATGAAAGAATCCTGGTATTTTTTCTCTGGCCATAGATGAGTCCAATAAATGGAAAAACAGTATATATTATATGCAGATCGATTTGTATTCTCAATGTTCTATTCAAGTGCATATTGAATTATATTTGCCTTGTAGCAAGATCGATAGGTGCAGATAAGCTGAGCCTGCATTCGAGAAGCTCAAGCCATAAACTTTTAAATGAAAACCATATCAGAGCGATTTCCAGGGATTCTATGCGTTATGCTGAACAACCATTGAATGTAATTTGATCATTATTTATACTTAGTGGATATACTATTAAAAAGATAAGTCAGCATGGGAACGACTAAGGTCAGCTCTGGCAATAAGCCATTATTGAGCAAGAGAAAAGCTGTTAGAAATTTAAAAGAGCTGGCAAGCTCCAGCACTGGTTCAGTTAACCTTGAAGCCTCTACCTCTGCATTTTTCCCTAAAGAGCAAACGCCTCACCAAGATCCGTTCTTCTACGAAAACCTGCAAGACAATATTGGAAAAAAGATCGATAACTATTTTCTTTACTCCTTGGAGAGTTACATTTATTTTAAATGTAGTAATGACTGTAATAATGAAAAGAATAAACTGGCAGTGGCTGCGAAACGTTCCATATTTGCTGGACAAAGGGTTGAAACGGGATGGAAATTACATATTTCTGTTGATCCAGGCCAAATTTCTGCCGCGTGGGCAATTATTTATCCCATCCTGATGGAAAATAAAATGTCCGCCAAAATTCTTGCGCCTGACGTTTTAAAGAGCAAACCCATCGAGAAGGTTTCGGGGAAACAATTTACAATTTATCAATTTCAACATAAGCATATTAATACTGATGCATGGATCGATATCATGCAGAGAATTGAAAATGAACTAAGAGAACATGGAATAGCAAAAGGTGTTACACCAACAGCTAATAAACAAATACCAAACAGCGAGTATTTTTCTTATCGCAATGATGCTGGCCCTGGTGGTAGATATATTTCTGATACTAAAGCACAACAGTTTGTAGAGCTGCATCAGCACGAAGCTCCGCCATTACTTGCCTATAATTTGGCAAATACGAAAGATCCATTCACGGAAGTGGTGTTGCAATCTCCTTTAGATCACAATCAAATTGACAATGAATTAAAGCCCACTTAGTTTGTTGAAAATCTATAAAATTGCATCACTCTTGATGAATCAATCAAGTCCTATCTTCGTTGATCGAGACTTATAAGGATGTCGAGTATGAATAGATTTAGGAATACAGATTTGGAGCAGCTGACAGGGATTGCTCAGGAAGCGAAGTGTACTCATGAAACTATCGCCACGATTGAAAATTTTGTAAAAGCGGCGAATAAACGAGCTGCGGGTATGCATGAGTTAAATGAAGACGAGATCAAGGAAATAACAGCGAACAAAACTGCAAAATGCCTTATGATTTTATTCTTTCTTACCAAGAATGTTGCACTGGAATTTTTAAGAAGAAAGAAAGAACCGTATAGAAATGATCAAATTTTAATTAACAATATTTGGTATGACATTAAAGAAATACTCGTTAAAAAATTACTTCTGTCTAGAGATATACAAAGTTATTTTCAACCTTTTGGTGGTATAAATTCTGAGGAGTTCACTCATTTCGTAAATGCTGCAAAAACAATTAAAATTATTGATCTTGTGGCTGAAGAGTTTGTGAGTAATAACGTTGGGAATACAAAGTTTCGTCTTGATTTAAGAGGAAAATATGAGGTTGTTGGCACTCCAGGCAAGCACTTAAATCCTGAAACCTATACATTGCATGATCGTAAAACCTGTTTTCATGAAGGGTTATATGATCCTTTTAAATTCGAAGAAAATCAGACCTGGACGGCTTATAGATATTTAAACAATTCTGAAAAAAGAAAACTCATCAACTGCGTATTTACTCTTAAATATGCTTTACCAGAATTAACAGTGTTGAATAATGACGGTTCTTATCTAAAAATCCCGGCGGAAGAGATTGCCGGTTTTATAAAAAAAAATTTAGCTGATAACGAAATTGACAACAGCCTCTATCAAGCAGTCAAAAAGGATTATGTAAAATTATTCCTGCCACCCCTCGAGGTAACAACCTTGCAGAGCATCTACCAGGAAATTAAACCAGTGATTGAACAGGCTGAGCGGCAAGCATTAGAGGTGAATAAACCGCTATTAATACTATTGTCTGAAATACACGGCTCGAAGGAATCTTTTTTACTGCATACAATCATCCTGCTAATTGCTTCCAATAGGGGGATTAAACATTTATCAGTTGAAACAATTAATATCTATCATGAAAAATACGGTTGGGATGCTCAAGTTAATGAAATAAAGCGGCTCATGGTTTTTGCTCAGGAGAATCTTGCTATGCATGTGCAAGATCTCGAGGGTAACTTACACTATAAAAACCAATTATCCCCTTATCCCTATCACGAAATCCCAGAGCAGGAATTCGGTATTGAAGTCCGTGAAGCAAGCTGGATTAGCGACGTGACAGCACTTAAAAAGGCTAATATCATGATTGTGGGGGCAGGGCACCTGAATAATCTTTTAAACAGCGAATTAAAAAATAGTTACTACCTGTTACCAATTGACTGTACGAGTGATAAAGATTTCAGCGATATGTTGTCGATATCGCAGCATAACTTTATTGCCATAGAGAACAGCACCCAGCATCTTTCTCTTGATGAAATTCTTGCAATGGTTGAAAAATTGCTTGATTCATAACAGGGTTGAAAGGCGGCTATAAATCCATGGAGCCAGACTCCATTGATTTATAGCATAAAGGCAAGATCTTGAATTGTTTCATCTCTGGATAACACAGTGGTCTTCTGATTTTTATTATTCTTGAATGCTAACACTTTCAATAACCACAGGTGTTATAGGTTTATTTTGATAATCGGTTGGTAGCTTGCTAATCTTGTCAGCAACGTCTTGTCCCGAAATGACTTGACCAAACACGTTGTAATTGCCTTTTAAGTCAGGTGTTGGTGCTACGGTAATAAAAAATTGGCTGCCGTTGGTATTGGGTCCTGCGTTAGCCATCGCAAGTACACCAGGCTTGTCAAAACTAGCCTCTGTATTTTCATTATCAAATTGATAGCCGGGTCCGCCGGTTCCATTGCCAAGAGGATCACCACCTTGAATCATAAAACCACTAATGACGCGGTGAAAAGTTAACCCATTGTAAAAAGGGCGTTTCACCATCTCACCTGTCTTTGCATCTTTAAATTCCTTTGTTCCCGTTGCCAAGCCCACAAAATTTGCTACGGTATTGGGTGCTTCTTTGGTAAATAATTCACAGGTAATAGTCCCTACAGAGGTTTTAATAATCGCTGTTTCTGCGTGTGCAGATATCATGTCTGTTATTAACAATAAACTGACTAGCAAAGAAGCTATTTTTTTCATTTGAGAATCTCTCTGGTTGTGATAGGGACTATGTTAGCTCTGACAGAACGTAGAGCACAAGGGTAGCTCGGCTAAAACGTCGCTTTATTTTTATGGAACTACTGGAATAGGCGGTGCATTTTCACTGCTTATAGGACTCATGGCCAGGCTTTGAAAGGGGTTAAAAAAGCCGCATTTTAAATTTCCGATAGGAGGATGTTTTTCACTGGTTGCCACTCGTTCTTCCTTCTCGGGTACTCCATCAGGAATCCAGACGGCGAGTGGGGTAGAGGTGCCTGCTGACAACTCTTTACGAGGATGTGTTTTTACTAATGTCGTTGTTTCTACAAGCGTTTGTAATCCATTTGAATCGACAATACTCGCTAAGGTCTCGCCTGCTGACACCTGTGCTTTACTGGCTGATACTTGCTCTTCCTGACTGGCTATTGCATTAGGAATTAATCCGGCGGAGTGAGTAGGGAGATCTGCTGTTAACGGATTTTCCTCAAAGGAAAGAACTAGAATCTCTTCCAACTTGCTTGTCTCTGAAGGAATCGTTGGTTGCTGCCGGGTAGAAAATAGATCTTTAAAATAAGGAAATATTAGCCACCCAGCAATGATGAAACACCCACAGGTCGCTAAGGCAGATAGATACAAAGCACTGTAAATGATAGAGGTTGCTGCAATAGTTAATACGGCGGTATATCTAAATCCAATATAGAGAGTCAATTGGAAATTTGGCGGGTCAACCTTAATTTCCTGCACAGGTGCAGGCGTCTTCTCTTTAAAACTGGGTTTTAATTTTTCCAAACCAAGTTTAAATTTATCTAAAGTTAAGTGATATGTTTCACGCAACTTAAGCAGATTATGTTTATTTTCTTCAGCAAGCCGTTCATAGTTTGTTTGATAATGTAGTAACTCGCTAAGCGCTTCTTCCGTTTCTACAGGAAGTTTTTCTGGCATTGCTTCAAGCCATTGCTGTAATTGCACTAAGGTCGTTTCTGCGGGCAGTTTCTCCAACAAAGCAAAGAAATTAGGATGAGCACTTAATTTCAGCAAATTCATCAAATCAGGAAGGGCCAGGGTGCCAAGTTGGTTTATGAAGTGAGGATTTAATTGAGTTATCCTTTGCAGGCTTGACTTATAAGGACTATCTTCTAACGCGTTCAAAACGAGTTCTGAATGGGAGGCATGTTGTAAGATTACCATTAAGGTATTTACGTTGAGTAAGGCATCAACTTTAGAGTCACGATAACTTTCCAATACCGGCCATATACCAGGGATTGCTTGTACCCATGGAATGTATTCTTGTTTGCCAGTTAGCTCTAAATATTTTGATAAGGCCAATAGCAGTGCTTTATTTTTTGTTAGAGGCCCAATTTTATCGATGAGTTGGCCTACTTTAACATTTTCTTCATTGGCCAGGGAAACAAGCGCATTAACCGTTTCTGATAAGTCTTTGCTAATGTCATCAAGCCCAACAAGTATTTGTGCAACAAGCCATTCTGAATCGGCAAATCGTCGTTTAAGAGCATTTTTTATCCATCCAAAAACCGTGGGTACAATAAGACGATTAACAATAAAGGGTATTGGTCCGCCTATAATACCCATAAATAAAGAACCCGCCGTGAGTGTGCTGCTGATGCCTGAAAACCAGCTCGTTATCGTAGAAAGATCGATTGTTGGCAGACTGACTTCATCCCATTTTTTCTCGCGAATTTGGATTTTAGTTTTATTAAGATAGTCGGCAACAAAGGTTTTTATCCGCTCGTCAGGCACAAAGCGGCCAATAACGGGAATCGTTTGCGCAAACTCTAACATTTCATTCAGGCTGGTTTTAATAAGAACTATTTGAGCCTCAACTTGCTCCTCACTGAGAAGTCCTTTTTCATCTAAAGCAGAGCAAATCGTTTCTTTGAGACTGAGTTCCTTTTTAAAATAGGGATCGAAAATCTCAACGAATTGATCCAGGGTATCGAAATTTTGTTGGGTTACCTGATGGCCGTCCTGTTTCCATTTGCGGTGGAAAAGATCAGCAAAAATTCGGAGTTGATCGACCGTTGCCCCTGGTAATTGAGGTACCAGGGTTGGCAATGTGTTGAGAGGGACGGAGGGTTCAACGAATTCTATATCACTAATTTTATTTTCCGGTAGCCAGCAATCCAGCACTTGCTGATAATCTCTGGCTCTGGCTTCTAAAAATTCATTAGCCACATCGCCGTCTATTACGGGATGGCGTTCTAACAGTTCTGCATAATGCTTTTCAGCATTGCGGTTCAAGCTACTTAATGCGTGCAGTAATTGTTGATAGTCAACGATAGAATGGTCTTCCCCAAATTGAGGTGCCAAAATTTTATCGGCGTTTTGTCGACATTGGAGCAGTTGGTCAACCATTAAATAACGTGCTTCTTCTAATAAACGCATTTTTGCGCGTTCTTGGTGTTGCTTAACGCTAATCTGTAGTTGATGATTCTTAAAAGCTGCCGCCAATGTTTCTGGGGAGTCCGAAGGTTGGCCTATGCTTTGCGCATCAATGATGGAAATGTACTGTCCCTTTTTTCCATTGCGGGCTGCTCTGCCTTGAATTTGTTCTAATTCACTCGGCGTCAAATCGGTACAGGCATTAACGACCAATATGCCATTTTCATTCTCTGGATCCACATCGGCGCCACGAGCCAGACTTTGGTTCGCTGCGGTCAGGAAATAATCCAGCCCTGCTGTATAGATTACATTTTCTTCTGATTTCCCTGTTTCTTCATAACCATGATAGCTTTGTACTTTCCAGTCAGTATTTCTTGCTATGAAATCCCGGAACTGATCAGTCGCTTGGGGGGAACGCGTAATTAATAAAATCGGTTGCGCCGGGTTTTTTTGTTTACGCTGTGTAAGCCACTCAAACGTTTTATTAAGATGATCTTCTGTTCCAAACGCAGTGATTAATCCCAGGTCCTCTGACTGATCGGGATAAAAAGTTGGATAACGGTAAGCCACTAACCCCTGCTGCTCATAAAATTCAGTGCGATCGACACGAGGACCGGAAGTTGCTGTTAAGCCGACTATAGGGCCGCCACGTAAACGATAATAATCAAAGAAAATTTTGGCTGCATTAACAATGATTGTTTCTATACTCGGTTCTATGATAAATGGATGGGCTGGTGGCGGAGTTTTATTATTAAGCAGGGTATGCAAAAGCTGTTGTATATAATCAGAATAGCTAACATGGGGATCAGGCCTGCTACTAACAATAGGCGCTGCATAAGAATGTACGTCACTTTTCTCTTTTATTTTTACTGTAAAGAAGTCTTCTTTTTCCTCTAGTTCATGAGTTATGGTAGCGGATTCAATGATGGCGTCTAATAACTCATCGGAAATTTTTTGGGTAAAATTGATAAAGGCACTACGAGGATTTTTGGCAATAAAATAATTTCTTAAATTAGCAATATCATCTATTTCAGCGCAGGGATTATTAAGGTAGATATCTTTTTCTTTGACAAATTCGAGTAGCAATTTATAAAGTTGAGCCCAGGACTCCGTATCATTTAATAAAGGATCTAACGACGCAGCCAGGCGAAATAGCACTGTAGAGGTTAAAGCAGCATCGATCTCATCAGCAACCAACGCAGGATTATTAGGCAGGACTTTCTTTGCCAATGCCATCCGCATGCGGAATAAAGAAAGATTCGATGCGGTAGAATAATTAATCCCGTTAGCAGTGTATTTAGCATGCGCACTTTGTGCGGTGATAATAGTTTCCCCATGAGGGATCCCTAAATAGTGATAACAGGATGAAAATTTTTCCAGCGCATTTTTTGCCAATTCATTATTTTCAGTGACAACATCGACTGTTTTACCTAACCCCACCAATAAAACGGCATGCATAGCAGCAATAATACTTTTACCTTCTCCCGTTTTAACTTCATGAATAATATTATTGGGGGAATGTATGCGTTGCAGCAAGGTTAAGATTTGAGTATCGCGTGGAAATTTGTAGGTGGTGCGATAAATCGCTTCGGCACCCAAGGCAACCAACAGTAACTGATTACGATGAACGTTTATTCCCTTGCTGATTTGATCTTGTAATGCTTTGAATAAATGTTGGAATTCAGTGTCATTCAAGTCATTAATGGTAAGCTCTTTAAGAACCCCATTAATATTTAACTTAAGCGGTTTTTCTGCCATATACGACATAACGAGCTGGTAGTCACGCCACAGCAGTTCTTGTTGTTCGTCGCTTAACGGCAGCGGTTCATCGGTTTCATGAGACTTGAGTTTTATTTGCGCAATTTTTGCTCTTACAGCGGCGGGATCATACTGATATCTTTGCAGGTTCTCTTTGTATTTCGCGCGGTGAAACACTGCTATGGCTTGTTCCAAAGAAGGCTTGGCCAATAGTTCCAACATTTCTTCAGCATTCACTAATTGTGATTTATGCAGCCGCGCTAAATATTTTAAGCCGCGCGGATGTTGTTCTGCCAGTTTTTGCAATTCAGTGAGCAAAGGTTGTTTTGTTTGCTGGGAAATAGCATGGCCAAGTATCAGTAAGGAGTGAATTTCATCTTCAGGCTTTTTTTCCAGGAATTTTATTAGTTCAGTAAGCTCATGGGCAGGATTTTGTTGGTAAAGTCCATCGAGCACTTTCAGGGCTAACGAAGCAGGTTTAACCTTTTTGAGAAACTGAGTGATATCGTTTAACTGGTTAGCGCTTAGATATGGGTGGGCATTTAGAAAATCCAGGCCTTCCTCATTACTAACCAAGGGGATAAGTGCAGTGAATATTTGCTGCGCTTCTTCCAAGCCAAGCGGCAACAAGGTTTCCATAAGATTGAAAAAGGATGCTGGATTCACTTTGGCATCGATACTTAAACAAGTCTCCAGAAGAAGGCTTACTAAGTTCTTTGCCTGGGGTAATGCGCCATAAAGCAGCGGCTTTTTTCTAAGGGCGAGTAAAAAATTCGTCGTTAGCCTACTTTTAGCTAGTTGTCCTTGGTGCTTTGTCAGTTCGACAGCAGTCAGTTCAGCCAACGATAAGAACGCATCCACATTGGAATTTATTTCCAGAAATTGATCAAACGCAAGAAAAATTAAATGGTTAGGATTGTTATTTGCAATAGCGCTTAGCGCATGTAAAAGGCTTGTAATTTTATTGATGTCACGTAGCAAAATTTTCATATCCATTTTTGGATATAACGCTTTTAGGCAAGGTCCAATCAAGGATCGGTATGTTTCAGAAATGTCTAACTCGCTGAGCCAGGCATGGATTAGGGAATGTACAATGCGGCTGGAATCCTCCAGTGCGCCCAGGGATTTTTCCAGATTTTCTTTCTGAGTTAATAAAAAATACCCTAGTTTTTTTGCAGGAAATTTTCTTAAAAAGATTTCCGGGATTGGCGTATTAGCTATCCTAAATGCAGACACCTGATCGTCTCGCCAAATACT is from Legionella donaldsonii and encodes:
- a CDS encoding glycosyltransferase, which codes for MESKREIDEERYIIPNKLHAVWLGKVLDKEDRSNILAWSSKNKDYESNLWIDSSTYAPDAKPELMELLSWAKKNNIKLCDVNPNPPWKIKHANYIRRPDVYERMIYRPYYDDEIAGQYPNFAAASDMLRATILDTDGGVYYDARDMPPGKPLPKLFKAKNDFLFHSYLGTYNNDLLAAAPGSVDLHNYMESIKENYRRLYKGSPPLLEAHRNPNREAVSSGFSARRSSTINVSGPLALVNSLKKAYRDWTDALHLCSFPQAYYTQPPTQDVSWFDPNLLEDEKHILIIFGNSIKDHLADNFLKTKIQSLSNQPMFQNSALKKALTQLQQGLLAFDSSQMTLTELYKTCISDIERSKHYQELSPKDKALFEDISGTIGRCMVSASKFIELGKQKQLDAKTVFEMLSRIGPHAKVDMSQRVDLSQFITDVLLTEDGNPNLTALDGYGIKYTPPEQEPNPTTISNI
- a CDS encoding peptidylprolyl isomerase, with amino-acid sequence MKKIASLLVSLLLITDMISAHAETAIIKTSVGTITCELFTKEAPNTVANFVGLATGTKEFKDAKTGEMVKRPFYNGLTFHRVISGFMIQGGDPLGNGTGGPGYQFDNENTEASFDKPGVLAMANAGPNTNGSQFFITVAPTPDLKGNYNVFGQVISGQDVADKISKLPTDYQNKPITPVVIESVSIQE
- a CDS encoding preprotein translocase subunit SecA; the protein is MISTWDAPFLYLKEPSTSFFSMQEVSSYLWSSVESGVIRDASLNFLKAVKQGWTYNNPYEKNIADILENSNNSAEQRQTNYFWRSKKAHLSLETFAALDGIGNWEQQARLISILLDVIYKNVLNGLTLGIDFREVFLVTEGGTPPPHFRPGIDECVTSVADYKKRTERLPYQVAKAIFEKFKPLPANKGQTHDHLNQTIVDHYSSGFHSPNKKQGYINYTTPLNDYCYFNSALTGYIHFSLQSSHDNAPPVIALANPAGANELLPFLQRCTTYDIREITIVLKGDQYKEQAERQQVFEKTLEAVKNSKCQTLVQVVLITKDNIDANLLALRPIAQDKTALFQSLPQEAGYYLSSSHIASATYRNIQASSTESGKWFKALNSYKQKYEKESNKQVQPGAYILAREASANTRKSKTLSREQLKSKVRLSLTHQESVAQTQAVNEQVQETHSQAVNEQVQETHSQAVHQELDESMAFSSTFNSSWDLKVNLDGFCKRLASFAKSTLPHVIEQEESFKQAGYLTEFYLKHHSRRHFYEQLANDENFRLRIAAKFFGTALIEPNSQSDAIPRIKLPHYAVDNMEEYVASALLYHAESTLDGYLAADCQVKESYFFGRTMYAIKLKPNDKYLPVNPPLVFPKLLYNSQSPSGIADDPLLPSYPALLAEEDIASLRDEQKLELIGCAERLLNIFHPHPPLSEVEIQDLEEQLLVLTRFYFPNHKEEIERLEQFIASFAVHNEDNLKILLQIIIRKHKQGLECFFKLLSFLEERSLLPYFYKVHFQYATDISSVEQLIANGSYAIFLKVAAETPVGKSPLTWPAFQTLGHHLLIYTAQNNISFDRVTLHKLEGLWKRLYIKFMAYTGNEEEAQKLLALLAKQLISENGLSIAPFTTIQTFFIGLENLLDHAMAKHVLKEQIDEIKGVSLLPMDAPYAYTWNGFQVISAEMNIHSAAIHPITKTYAVSKTELLDAIVSHQPGEQYLKVAVFRYLGTQPLREDLVFYRKLHQVMTQNAVDDKAIYIADLLCAYYVATTTGGHYRSNIEPAKFSANFINFLRENGFDKRLSSIHIAACIHEFSLHLSEAQSNEINGVQSLWSIWRDDQVSAFRIANTPIPEIFLRKFPAKKLGYFLLTQKENLEKSLGALEDSSRIVHSLIHAWLSELDISETYRSLIGPCLKALYPKMDMKILLRDINKITSLLHALSAIANNNPNHLIFLAFDQFLEINSNVDAFLSLAELTAVELTKHQGQLAKSRLTTNFLLALRKKPLLYGALPQAKNLVSLLLETCLSIDAKVNPASFFNLMETLLPLGLEEAQQIFTALIPLVSNEEGLDFLNAHPYLSANQLNDITQFLKKVKPASLALKVLDGLYQQNPAHELTELIKFLEKKPEDEIHSLLILGHAISQQTKQPLLTELQKLAEQHPRGLKYLARLHKSQLVNAEEMLELLAKPSLEQAIAVFHRAKYKENLQRYQYDPAAVRAKIAQIKLKSHETDEPLPLSDEQQELLWRDYQLVMSYMAEKPLKLNINGVLKELTINDLNDTEFQHLFKALQDQISKGINVHRNQLLLVALGAEAIYRTTYKFPRDTQILTLLQRIHSPNNIIHEVKTGEGKSIIAAMHAVLLVGLGKTVDVVTENNELAKNALEKFSSCYHYLGIPHGETIITAQSAHAKYTANGINYSTASNLSLFRMRMALAKKVLPNNPALVADEIDAALTSTVLFRLAASLDPLLNDTESWAQLYKLLLEFVKEKDIYLNNPCAEIDDIANLRNYFIAKNPRSAFINFTQKISDELLDAIIESATITHELEEKEDFFTVKIKEKSDVHSYAAPIVSSRPDPHVSYSDYIQQLLHTLLNNKTPPPAHPFIIEPSIETIIVNAAKIFFDYYRLRGGPIVGLTATSGPRVDRTEFYEQQGLVAYRYPTFYPDQSEDLGLITAFGTEDHLNKTFEWLTQRKQKNPAQPILLITRSPQATDQFRDFIARNTDWKVQSYHGYEETGKSEENVIYTAGLDYFLTAANQSLARGADVDPENENGILVVNACTDLTPSELEQIQGRAARNGKKGQYISIIDAQSIGQPSDSPETLAAAFKNHQLQISVKQHQERAKMRLLEEARYLMVDQLLQCRQNADKILAPQFGEDHSIVDYQQLLHALSSLNRNAEKHYAELLERHPVIDGDVANEFLEARARDYQQVLDCWLPENKISDIEFVEPSVPLNTLPTLVPQLPGATVDQLRIFADLFHRKWKQDGHQVTQQNFDTLDQFVEIFDPYFKKELSLKETICSALDEKGLLSEEQVEAQIVLIKTSLNEMLEFAQTIPVIGRFVPDERIKTFVADYLNKTKIQIREKKWDEVSLPTIDLSTITSWFSGISSTLTAGSLFMGIIGGPIPFIVNRLIVPTVFGWIKNALKRRFADSEWLVAQILVGLDDISKDLSETVNALVSLANEENVKVGQLIDKIGPLTKNKALLLALSKYLELTGKQEYIPWVQAIPGIWPVLESYRDSKVDALLNVNTLMVILQHASHSELVLNALEDSPYKSSLQRITQLNPHFINQLGTLALPDLMNLLKLSAHPNFFALLEKLPAETTLVQLQQWLEAMPEKLPVETEEALSELLHYQTNYERLAEENKHNLLKLRETYHLTLDKFKLGLEKLKPSFKEKTPAPVQEIKVDPPNFQLTLYIGFRYTAVLTIAATSIIYSALYLSALATCGCFIIAGWLIFPYFKDLFSTRQQPTIPSETSKLEEILVLSFEENPLTADLPTHSAGLIPNAIASQEEQVSASKAQVSAGETLASIVDSNGLQTLVETTTLVKTHPRKELSAGTSTPLAVWIPDGVPEKEERVATSEKHPPIGNLKCGFFNPFQSLAMSPISSENAPPIPVVP